From Chloracidobacterium thermophilum B:
CTGTGACGGCCTTTCGCACCCGTTGGCTTGATATGCCAACGCTGGCGGTTCTGGGGTGGCTCTGGCTGCCGCCGCTCTTTACCGGCTACAGCCTGTATTCAGGCAACATCCAGATTTATCCGCTGTTTTTGAACAACCGCTATGGCCTGGTGGCACTGCCGGCGCTGGCCGTTGGTATCGGGTTGGGTGTGGCCTACCTGCAGGCCCGCTTCCCAAAGCAGCCGGTCTGGGTGGCCGTTGGTGTAGGGCTGGTGTGTGTCGGGCAATCCCTGTGGTGGCTGCGGGATGGCGTCTATCAGCTCGCCGTCTTTCAGGAAGCCTACCGGGTGCAGTTTACGTCGCTGGGGCGTGAACGCCGGGCGCTGGCGCAGTTTCTCCGGTCGCAGCCGGCCTTTCGGTCCCTTCTGGTGCAACCGTCCGGCGGCTGCGTTGCGCTGTTTGCCGGTGAACTGTCGTCTGTCATTGCCCAGGGCGGATTGTCTTACGCCCACATCCTGCACGAGGGGCGTGCGGAGTGGCACAGCCTGGAAAAATCCATTCCCTCCACGGTGACATGGTTGGTGGTCGGGCGCGGGGATGAGCTGGAGCGAAAGCTTCAGCAGCAACCAGCCGGGTACGAAGACTTCACCCCGGTATGGGTTTCGGAGCAGGGCACCTTCCGCGTCCTGTGCCGAAACCGGCCCGCGCCGTAGGTATCAACGGCGATGGCCGGTTTCCAGAAGGCTATTCGGATTTCCGGCGCAAAAAGGTTGGTGCGTCAAGGTCCGCTTCGGCAGCGGGTGCGGTTGGTTTGGAGCCGGGCGCCACACGCCCAAACGAAGGCACCGAAACCACGTTACTGGCCACCACGGTTGACGCCGTTGGCTCGTTGGCTGCCTGGGCGGCCTGGTCGAAGCCGGTCGCAATGACCGTAATCTTCATTGCATCCTGCATTCGTTCGTCAATGACCGCGCCAAAGATGATGTTGGCTTCCGGGTGCGCCGCTTTCTGGATGATGGAGGTGGCTTCATTGACTTCGTGAAGAGTGAGGTTGCTGCCGCCGGTGATATTGACGAGTACGCCATGGGCGCCTTCGATGGAGGCTTCTTCGAGCAACGGGCTGGCAATAGCAGCGTTGGTAGCCTGGATGGCACGATTTTCGCCGGAGGCCTGTCCCGTGCCCATCAGGGCAATGCCGGAGCCGCGCATGATGGTGCGTACATCGGCAAAGTCGAGGTTAATCATGCCCGGCACCGTGATGAGGTCAGAAATACCCTGCACGGCCTGCCGCAGCACGTCATCCGCCATGCGGAAGGAATCCGCCAGGGAAGTATTGCGATCAACGGTCGTCAACAGGCGGTCATTGGGAATGGTGATGATGGTGTCCACACACTCGTGGAGTTCGCGGATGCCTTTTTCGGCGTTCTGCATCCGGCGGCGGCCTTCAAACCCGAAGGGCTTGGTGACGACGGCCACGGTCAGAATCTCCAGTTCGCTGGCCAGTCCGGCCACAATGGGCGCGGCGCCGGTGCCCGTGCCGCCGCCCATGCCGGCCGTGATGAACACCATATCCGCACCTTCGAGTGCATCAATGATTTTTTCCGTATCTTCAAGCGCGGCATCCCGTCCCACCTGTGGGTCAGCTCCGGCACCCAGTCCACGTGTCCGCTTGCTGCCAATCTGAATCTTGACCGGGGCTTTCGACATGCTGAGGGCTTGCAGATCGGTATTGACCACCAAAAAGGAAATCCCTTCAATACCGGACTCAATCATCCGGTTGACGGCATTCCCGCCGCCCCCTCCAACACCAATGACCTTGATGTTTGCGCCTTTTGAGATGGTATTTTCCACGAATTCAAACCTCACTGGGGGTGGACTCGATGACCGCTTGTTCTCTGCTCCCATGGGATAATTGCCTCCTGCCCGTAACCTGGATCGGGAACCGTCTTCCTGGTAAAGAAAATACTATATTCAGCGCGCCGAATTCGGCGAAGAAAAGAAACTTTTTATCCCTGCCAGCCAGTGGCGCCAACTTGTTTCCCGCTGCCGCAAATAGTGATTGGCACGTGGTCGAATGCTTGAAAGAATAAGCCCGATGGCTGTTGACCACTCAGCACGGCGCAGTTCCTCGTTGAGACCGTCCAAACCCATTGGCACGCCGATCCGAACCGGAAGGTCAAGCATCCGTTCGGCCAGTTCAGGAATACCGGACAAGAGACTGCCGCCGCCTGTCAAGACCAATCCGCTGGACAACTTTTTCTCAAAACCTGCCTTCTGAAG
This genomic window contains:
- the ftsZ gene encoding cell division protein FtsZ translates to MENTISKGANIKVIGVGGGGGNAVNRMIESGIEGISFLVVNTDLQALSMSKAPVKIQIGSKRTRGLGAGADPQVGRDAALEDTEKIIDALEGADMVFITAGMGGGTGTGAAPIVAGLASELEILTVAVVTKPFGFEGRRRMQNAEKGIRELHECVDTIITIPNDRLLTTVDRNTSLADSFRMADDVLRQAVQGISDLITVPGMINLDFADVRTIMRGSGIALMGTGQASGENRAIQATNAAIASPLLEEASIEGAHGVLVNITGGSNLTLHEVNEATSIIQKAAHPEANIIFGAVIDERMQDAMKITVIATGFDQAAQAANEPTASTVVASNVVSVPSFGRVAPGSKPTAPAAEADLDAPTFLRRKSE